The uncultured Acidilobus sp. JCHS genome contains a region encoding:
- a CDS encoding putative anaerobic dehydrogenase translates to MPFRVRIDGKEVVLEKRTTILNAARRAGVDIPSLCYDERLQPYGSCRLCLVEVKGKGLVTSCSTFVEDGMEVSTETPEVVKHRRTILELLASRYPAEAAKLDTRLSQLLRRYGVEAKGAEDPRLMDERHPWITVDLSRCVLCYNCVRVCEGYIGRLIWRTLYRGQQTIVMPETGSLATSSCISCRACVDVCPSGAIVDKVMASARPTSWGETACSMCSLSCPLRVGFEDSRPVYVEGRRDLLPFAAECLRGKYHWEDLVYVPERPEGPRLRREGRSWSRASIDEALGVIAEGLRKAMGEGGPGSVGVIVSSRLPAEAYYLSQLLARAALRTNNVDVASSLLPSFSELAPIGGPLPTLPLSSLDDVDSFLVIGPLEDYHPALASFIRRQSLQGRSRLILISSEDDKLANAADVHMAVDVRRAPDALRAIEVAAAAEGLMDVASASKLLPDAASRALALRSLSSAEEARRAGIDEAAAREAAQALSKGKAVVVAELDGTPGVASEALALSALLGVLSRPGSGLVPLLSYFDNAEARRFGVGPSALPGGRRLSEAGELSKAWGVEVPGQEGMTAPEMIEAARDGRMKALVIVGGDLASPSPLREGVLEALYRVPFVVSLSPVAGVGVEYASHVHVPLASHVEEEGVYVSVDGRLTLARGTRAFRGSVRSWEVLARLLVLMGYSRAYPSARDVWDELRSLDPALSGLSYEAIASGSARVELRQTARA, encoded by the coding sequence ATGCCCTTCAGGGTCAGGATAGATGGGAAGGAGGTCGTCCTGGAGAAGCGCACCACCATACTGAACGCCGCCAGGAGGGCAGGGGTGGACATACCTTCGCTCTGCTACGACGAGAGGCTGCAGCCCTACGGCAGCTGCAGGCTCTGCCTGGTCGAGGTGAAGGGGAAGGGCCTGGTCACCTCCTGTTCCACGTTCGTTGAGGACGGGATGGAGGTGAGCACGGAGACCCCCGAGGTGGTAAAGCACAGGAGGACGATACTTGAGCTCCTGGCCAGCCGCTACCCGGCCGAGGCCGCCAAGCTTGACACGAGGCTCTCGCAGCTCCTTAGGAGGTACGGTGTTGAGGCCAAGGGCGCCGAGGACCCGAGGCTCATGGACGAGAGGCACCCGTGGATAACCGTTGACCTGAGCAGGTGCGTTCTGTGCTACAACTGCGTGAGGGTCTGCGAGGGCTACATAGGCAGGCTCATATGGAGGACGCTGTACAGGGGGCAGCAGACCATCGTTATGCCTGAGACGGGGAGCCTGGCCACCAGCTCATGCATAAGCTGCAGGGCATGCGTTGACGTCTGCCCGAGCGGGGCGATAGTGGACAAGGTGATGGCATCAGCCAGGCCGACGAGCTGGGGTGAGACGGCCTGCTCCATGTGCTCCCTTTCATGTCCGTTGAGGGTAGGCTTCGAGGACTCCAGGCCGGTCTACGTTGAGGGCAGGAGGGACCTGCTGCCCTTCGCGGCCGAGTGCCTCAGGGGCAAGTACCACTGGGAGGACCTGGTCTACGTGCCTGAGAGGCCTGAGGGGCCGAGGCTGAGGAGGGAAGGCAGGTCGTGGTCGAGGGCCTCCATTGACGAGGCCCTTGGCGTCATAGCTGAGGGCCTGAGGAAGGCGATGGGCGAGGGAGGGCCCGGCTCGGTGGGCGTCATAGTGTCCTCGAGGCTCCCCGCCGAGGCCTACTACCTCTCCCAGCTCCTGGCGAGGGCGGCGCTAAGGACCAACAACGTTGACGTGGCCTCGTCGCTCCTGCCCTCCTTCAGCGAGCTTGCCCCCATAGGGGGCCCGCTCCCGACGCTCCCGCTCTCGTCACTTGACGACGTTGACTCCTTCCTGGTCATAGGGCCCCTTGAGGACTACCACCCGGCCCTGGCCTCCTTCATAAGGAGGCAGTCCCTGCAGGGGCGCTCAAGGCTCATACTGATATCGTCAGAGGACGACAAGCTCGCTAACGCCGCAGACGTACACATGGCAGTTGACGTAAGGAGGGCGCCTGACGCCCTGAGGGCCATTGAGGTAGCGGCCGCCGCGGAGGGACTCATGGACGTGGCCTCAGCATCCAAGCTGCTGCCCGACGCGGCCTCCAGGGCCCTCGCGCTCAGGTCGCTGAGCTCGGCTGAGGAGGCGAGGAGGGCGGGCATCGACGAGGCGGCGGCCAGGGAGGCTGCCCAGGCGCTGTCCAAGGGCAAGGCGGTAGTGGTGGCGGAGCTTGACGGAACCCCTGGAGTGGCCTCAGAGGCCCTAGCGCTCTCCGCCCTCCTGGGCGTCCTCTCGAGGCCCGGCTCAGGCCTCGTGCCCCTGCTGTCCTACTTTGACAACGCTGAGGCCCGCCGCTTCGGCGTGGGCCCGTCAGCCCTGCCAGGCGGCAGGAGGCTCAGCGAGGCCGGGGAGCTGAGCAAGGCCTGGGGCGTCGAGGTGCCGGGCCAGGAGGGCATGACGGCCCCCGAGATGATCGAGGCGGCCAGGGACGGGAGAATGAAGGCCCTCGTTATCGTGGGAGGCGACCTGGCCTCCCCCTCGCCGCTCCGCGAGGGAGTGCTGGAGGCCCTCTACAGGGTGCCCTTCGTGGTATCGCTCTCCCCTGTGGCCGGCGTGGGGGTAGAGTACGCCTCTCACGTCCACGTGCCACTGGCTTCACACGTTGAGGAGGAGGGCGTCTACGTGTCCGTGGACGGCAGGCTCACCCTGGCCAGGGGGACCAGGGCCTTCAGGGGCTCGGTGAGGTCTTGGGAGGTCCTCGCGAGGCTCCTCGTCCTGATGGGATACTCGAGGGCCTACCCGTCAGCCAGGGACGTGTGGGACGAGCTGAGGTCCCTGGACCCGGCGCTCTCGGGCCTGAGCTACGAAGCGATAGCCTCGGGCTCGGCCAGGGTAGAACTGAGGCAGACCGCGAGGGCCTGA
- a CDS encoding NADH:ubiquinone oxidoreductase, NADH-binding (51 kD) subunit, translated as MARSLNPKAWEAAVRQEPPTYCLGKCYMGPSSTSTAGYPIIEVRSSKAVVLRHIVKGPVSSLGQYLELGGMRGLEKALKMRRWEVIEEVKRSQLRGRGGAYFPTGLKWESAYRQRAPQKFVLVNGDEGDAGAYIDKFLMWWDPYLVIEGALIAAYAIGASKVYFYIRREYPEAVASVRRAVKELYEAGYAGPAASKGVPVEVEVHVGKGSYVVGEETAMINAIMGRRPEPMPRPPYPTERGLFGMPTVVNNVETLASVPWIIENGGDKYAEMGYNKSRGTKVLSLNSLFERPGLYEVEFGIPLREVVYEIGGGLKGGRRLKGVIVGGPLSPVIRPEELDVRLGVEELREIGASLGHGNVIAFSDDTPIVDLLHEIVHFAAFESCGKCFPCRLGTSELDRLFEEASRRGYLTKDEAEEALRIAETMKAASLCGHGVGTGEAVAVTLKKYWDEVVR; from the coding sequence GTGGCCAGGTCGCTTAACCCAAAGGCCTGGGAGGCTGCAGTCAGGCAGGAGCCGCCAACATATTGCCTCGGCAAGTGCTACATGGGGCCGTCGAGCACCTCAACGGCTGGTTACCCGATAATTGAGGTGAGGTCTAGCAAGGCCGTCGTGCTGAGGCACATAGTCAAGGGACCCGTCAGCTCGCTCGGCCAGTACCTTGAGCTTGGCGGAATGAGGGGCCTTGAGAAGGCGCTAAAGATGAGGAGGTGGGAGGTCATAGAGGAGGTCAAGAGGTCCCAGCTCAGGGGCAGGGGAGGCGCCTACTTCCCCACCGGGCTGAAGTGGGAGTCCGCCTACCGGCAGAGGGCGCCCCAGAAGTTCGTGCTGGTCAACGGCGACGAGGGGGACGCGGGGGCATACATTGACAAGTTCCTGATGTGGTGGGACCCCTACCTCGTCATCGAAGGGGCACTTATAGCAGCTTACGCCATAGGCGCCTCAAAGGTTTACTTCTACATAAGGAGGGAGTACCCTGAGGCCGTGGCCTCGGTCAGGAGGGCGGTAAAGGAGCTCTACGAGGCGGGCTACGCGGGCCCAGCAGCATCAAAGGGGGTCCCAGTCGAGGTTGAGGTCCACGTTGGTAAGGGCTCCTACGTCGTGGGCGAGGAGACAGCCATGATAAACGCCATAATGGGCAGGAGGCCTGAGCCTATGCCGAGGCCACCTTACCCTACCGAGAGGGGCCTGTTCGGTATGCCAACTGTCGTAAACAACGTTGAGACGCTCGCCAGCGTGCCTTGGATCATTGAGAACGGGGGCGACAAGTACGCCGAGATGGGCTACAATAAGAGCAGGGGCACAAAGGTGCTCAGCCTCAACAGCCTGTTCGAGAGGCCCGGCCTCTATGAGGTAGAGTTCGGGATACCTCTTAGGGAAGTGGTATATGAGATCGGTGGAGGCCTCAAGGGCGGCAGGAGGCTAAAGGGCGTGATAGTTGGCGGTCCCCTGTCGCCCGTCATAAGGCCCGAGGAGCTTGACGTGAGGCTGGGAGTCGAGGAGCTCAGGGAGATAGGGGCCAGCCTCGGGCACGGTAACGTGATAGCCTTCAGCGACGACACCCCAATAGTTGACCTGCTTCACGAGATAGTCCACTTCGCGGCCTTCGAGTCATGCGGCAAGTGCTTCCCTTGTAGGCTAGGCACCTCTGAGCTCGACAGGCTGTTCGAGGAGGCCTCAAGGAGAGGCTACCTGACCAAGGACGAGGCTGAGGAGGCCCTGAGGATAGCTGAGACCATGAAGGCTGCCTCGCTGTGCGGTCACGGCGTCGGCACGGGCGAGGCCGTAGCGGTCACGCTAAAGAAGTACTGGGACGAGGTAGTGAGGTGA
- a CDS encoding Aspartate/tyrosine/aromatic aminotransferase, whose protein sequence is MPRNLSSRLRALEDSPMEVISSLLRSPSPDLIRLHAGEPSHRPPLEVIDDVLESMRLQRTYAYAPAEGLPELREAIAEDLGREGIRASPDEVMVTPSGSSAIFLALSALLDPGDEVVLIDPTFMMYRPIVEYLGGRVRWARAGEGFQPDPEALKEAIGERTKAVILVDPDNPTGRLLRPDVARAVAELAQDRGVYLLVDEAYRTIVYEGRRANLYDMAPDVVVGLGSFSKDPGVPGLRLGYIYGPREVMRACSRIDAHAFFGPSNLSQLFVLKYLTWEGRWRFIESVVSTYRERRDLAVSALRKYVSDARFLVPQGSMYVYADLSPTVKDSNEFARALASRYKVAVMPGTAFGPSGSSYIRVTFVSEPPERLEEGIRRIGLALEGEG, encoded by the coding sequence TTGCCCCGCAACCTGTCTTCGAGGCTCAGGGCGCTTGAGGACTCCCCGATGGAAGTGATAAGCTCCCTCCTGAGGTCGCCAAGCCCTGACCTGATAAGGCTTCACGCTGGCGAGCCGAGCCACAGGCCACCGCTCGAGGTAATTGACGACGTGTTGGAGTCGATGAGGCTTCAGAGGACATACGCCTACGCCCCGGCCGAGGGGCTGCCAGAGCTGAGGGAGGCCATAGCTGAGGACCTGGGGCGCGAGGGCATCAGGGCGTCCCCCGACGAGGTAATGGTGACCCCCAGCGGCTCCTCGGCGATCTTCCTCGCCCTCTCTGCCCTCCTGGACCCCGGGGACGAGGTGGTCCTCATTGACCCCACGTTCATGATGTACAGGCCCATAGTTGAGTACCTGGGCGGCAGGGTCAGGTGGGCCAGGGCCGGCGAGGGCTTCCAGCCCGACCCTGAGGCCCTCAAGGAGGCCATAGGGGAGAGGACCAAGGCCGTCATCCTGGTGGACCCAGACAACCCGACGGGGAGGCTGCTGAGGCCTGACGTGGCCAGGGCCGTGGCGGAGCTGGCCCAGGACAGGGGGGTCTACCTGCTGGTCGACGAGGCCTACAGGACTATAGTCTACGAGGGGAGGAGGGCGAACCTCTATGACATGGCCCCTGACGTAGTTGTGGGCCTGGGTTCCTTCTCAAAGGACCCCGGCGTCCCTGGGCTCAGGCTGGGCTACATATATGGGCCCAGGGAGGTCATGAGGGCCTGCTCGAGGATAGACGCACACGCCTTCTTTGGCCCCTCCAACCTCTCGCAGCTCTTCGTGCTGAAGTACCTGACCTGGGAGGGGAGGTGGAGGTTCATTGAGTCTGTGGTCTCGACGTACAGGGAGAGGAGGGACCTAGCAGTCAGCGCCCTCAGGAAGTACGTCAGCGACGCCAGGTTCTTGGTTCCCCAGGGCAGCATGTACGTCTACGCGGACCTCTCGCCGACCGTCAAGGACTCGAACGAGTTCGCCCGCGCCCTGGCTTCAAGGTATAAGGTCGCGGTGATGCCCGGCACGGCCTTCGGCCCCAGCGGCTCCAGCTACATAAGGGTGACGTTCGTCAGCGAGCCGCCCGAGAGGCTTGAGGAGGGCATAAGGAGGATAGGTCTGGCTTTAGAAGGCGAGGGCTAA
- a CDS encoding Chloride channel protein EriC, with amino-acid sequence MAGLRLSSMPYYERWFIAGIIIGVLVGLGALSIYYLVVALSKLLLMAHVSLFPVTASQYRSELRWLLLMPAVLAAAFPLSYLAALAFRTPEVGSDRVVRAYHRNLRLEANEAPAAALSSAIAIGLGGSAGMEGPASHVGAALAQLMSRVLGMSAEDRRRALAVGLGAGIGAIFKTPFAGALLSAELLYRRDVEPDVIYPAFIASSVAYVVYGSFTGFSPLLGLYVGPFRPLYLALFALEGLVAGGVAMLYPRALHGLSSWLRTQLRNPLVRTALMGVAVGALVIVFPEDMGEGLSWLRALASGGQVPSILPFALALALLPFSKILTTSLTLGSGAKGGVFAPGLDIGAFTGLAFGEALHLAMPKLFPDVVPFMVVGMLSTFGAASQAPISSMLMTLEMTGSLTLLPGEMIALAVAMMAFRGPALLKEQVESRALSPVHAGEYPIPVLRRVRVSEVPPRQVYVRQEAKAAEALSAITSSGLLSLPVVDRLGRVLGIVNSVDLRTADPEAPAIRYLRPEPGHVRPDSSLEEAVNMMSRTNSRYVIVEEDGRFVGIVTLDDVVKAYEREAAKGLAAPPG; translated from the coding sequence ATGGCAGGCCTTAGGCTCTCTTCAATGCCATACTATGAGAGGTGGTTCATAGCCGGCATAATAATAGGAGTCCTCGTGGGCCTGGGGGCCCTGTCCATCTACTACCTTGTCGTAGCGCTCTCCAAGCTCCTCCTCATGGCCCACGTGAGCCTCTTCCCCGTCACGGCCTCCCAGTACCGGTCGGAGCTCAGGTGGCTCCTCCTGATGCCAGCGGTCCTGGCCGCCGCATTCCCCCTGTCCTACCTGGCTGCCCTCGCCTTCAGGACGCCTGAGGTGGGCAGCGACAGGGTGGTCAGGGCCTACCACAGGAACCTCAGGCTTGAAGCTAACGAGGCCCCTGCCGCCGCGCTCTCCTCAGCCATAGCGATAGGCCTGGGCGGCAGCGCCGGCATGGAGGGACCAGCGTCACACGTTGGCGCCGCCCTGGCCCAGCTCATGTCAAGGGTCCTGGGGATGAGCGCGGAGGACAGGAGGAGGGCCCTGGCAGTCGGCCTCGGGGCAGGCATAGGGGCAATCTTCAAGACCCCCTTCGCCGGGGCCCTGCTATCAGCTGAGCTCCTCTACAGGAGGGACGTTGAGCCTGACGTAATATACCCGGCGTTCATAGCCTCAAGCGTGGCCTACGTGGTATATGGGTCCTTCACCGGATTCTCGCCGCTCCTGGGCCTCTACGTGGGCCCCTTCAGGCCCCTTTACCTCGCGCTCTTCGCCCTCGAGGGCCTGGTGGCAGGCGGCGTAGCCATGCTCTACCCCAGGGCCCTCCACGGCCTCTCCTCATGGCTGAGGACTCAGCTCAGGAACCCCCTTGTGAGGACTGCCCTGATGGGGGTCGCTGTGGGGGCCCTTGTCATAGTCTTCCCTGAGGACATGGGTGAGGGGCTGAGCTGGCTGAGGGCGCTGGCCAGCGGAGGTCAGGTCCCCTCTATCCTCCCCTTCGCCCTCGCCCTGGCGCTGCTGCCCTTCTCAAAGATACTGACCACCTCGCTGACCCTGGGGAGCGGGGCCAAGGGAGGGGTCTTCGCCCCAGGTCTTGACATAGGGGCCTTCACGGGCCTCGCCTTCGGTGAGGCGCTTCACCTCGCCATGCCTAAGCTCTTCCCTGACGTAGTGCCCTTCATGGTGGTCGGCATGCTCTCGACCTTCGGGGCAGCCAGCCAGGCCCCCATAAGCTCTATGCTGATGACCCTTGAGATGACGGGGAGCCTGACCCTGCTGCCCGGGGAGATGATAGCGCTTGCCGTGGCCATGATGGCCTTCAGGGGGCCGGCCCTCCTGAAGGAGCAGGTGGAGAGCAGGGCCCTCTCGCCAGTCCACGCAGGCGAGTACCCCATACCTGTGCTCAGGAGGGTTAGGGTCTCTGAGGTCCCACCGAGGCAGGTGTACGTAAGGCAGGAGGCCAAGGCCGCTGAGGCCCTCTCGGCCATAACGTCAAGCGGCCTCCTCTCCCTGCCAGTTGTTGACAGGCTTGGAAGGGTGCTAGGCATAGTGAACAGCGTGGACCTCAGGACGGCGGACCCCGAGGCCCCAGCCATAAGGTACCTGAGGCCTGAGCCAGGCCACGTGAGGCCCGACTCCTCCCTTGAGGAGGCCGTCAACATGATGTCTAGGACCAACTCCAGGTACGTGATAGTTGAGGAGGACGGCAGGTTCGTAGGCATAGTGACCCTGGACGACGTAGTGAAGGCCTATGAGAGGGAGGCCGCCAAGGGCCTGGCGGCCCCGCCTGGCTGA
- a CDS encoding ABC-type nitrate/sulfonate/bicarbonate transport system, ATPase component, protein MLEAQDLAFSYGDFPVFEHVNLEVNENGFVVIVGPSGSGKSTLLRVLGGFLRPTRGKVLLMGEEVTRPSPKIMMVHQAIVTFPWMTVLENVMMGAEARGLPKEAAREVALQMIEVVGLRGFEDFYPKQLSGGMRQRVAIARALAADPVVLLMDEPFAHLDELTAEALRRDVYDMLFNVNTSLKGVVMITHNLVEAVELADVVYVLNGRPATITAKVKVSLPRPRVPKDPAFIEYTDLLYDYIAGGAL, encoded by the coding sequence GTGCTGGAGGCCCAGGACCTGGCCTTCTCCTACGGCGACTTCCCGGTCTTCGAGCACGTGAACCTCGAGGTCAACGAGAACGGCTTCGTTGTCATAGTGGGCCCCTCGGGGTCAGGCAAGTCAACGCTCCTCCGCGTCCTGGGCGGCTTCCTGAGGCCCACAAGGGGGAAGGTGCTGCTGATGGGCGAGGAGGTGACGAGGCCAAGCCCGAAGATAATGATGGTCCACCAGGCCATAGTCACCTTCCCCTGGATGACGGTGCTTGAGAACGTCATGATGGGGGCCGAGGCCAGGGGCCTCCCGAAGGAGGCCGCCAGGGAGGTGGCCCTTCAGATGATAGAGGTCGTGGGCCTCAGGGGCTTCGAGGACTTCTACCCCAAGCAGCTCAGCGGGGGCATGAGGCAGAGGGTGGCTATAGCCAGGGCCCTGGCGGCGGACCCCGTGGTGCTCCTCATGGACGAGCCCTTCGCCCACCTTGACGAGCTGACCGCTGAGGCCCTAAGGAGGGACGTATACGACATGCTGTTCAACGTCAACACCAGCCTCAAGGGGGTCGTCATGATAACGCATAACCTGGTAGAGGCAGTTGAGCTCGCCGACGTAGTCTACGTCCTCAACGGCAGGCCCGCCACCATAACGGCGAAGGTCAAGGTGAGCCTGCCCAGGCCGAGGGTCCCGAAGGACCCGGCCTTCATCGAGTACACGGACCTCCTCTACGACTACATAGCCGGTGGGGCCCTTTGA
- a CDS encoding ABC-type anion transport system, duplicated permease component, which translates to MEGLSEFYAGAARPLRAVAGAVRRAPVVRSIQVVRRRSPPGRGGGRALDWALRAVGVALLVLIVYGAADVITSTRPSTWAYLLSQTWPILVGLAYDYARVAAIALVSFVIAVFLGYYLATHRRAEAVGVPLTLALAALPAPAYFPLLFLATSAALYRALGGLANELYVVSLGFVSTFYYIFYSYWMGLKALPHEVNEVMDNLNMGFFTRLRRVLLPGTMPYIVTGLTSTIDSAWGGLMIGEYWPQIAGDRTLEVTHGVLKIMDVATYEGNIALASYASLLLASWWWSSPSPSPGTCWRSRGGST; encoded by the coding sequence GTGGAGGGCCTGAGCGAGTTCTACGCCGGGGCCGCCAGGCCCCTCAGGGCCGTCGCGGGGGCCGTCAGGAGGGCGCCCGTCGTCAGGAGCATACAGGTGGTCAGGCGCAGGTCACCGCCAGGCAGGGGCGGGGGGAGGGCCCTCGACTGGGCCCTGAGGGCCGTAGGCGTTGCCCTGCTGGTCCTCATAGTCTACGGGGCCGCTGATGTCATAACCTCGACGAGGCCCAGCACGTGGGCCTACCTGCTCTCCCAGACGTGGCCCATACTGGTGGGCCTGGCCTACGACTACGCCAGGGTCGCGGCGATAGCCCTTGTCTCCTTCGTCATAGCTGTCTTCCTCGGCTACTACCTGGCTACACACAGGAGGGCAGAGGCCGTGGGGGTCCCCCTCACGCTGGCCCTCGCAGCCCTCCCGGCCCCTGCCTACTTCCCCCTGCTCTTCCTGGCCACCTCGGCGGCCCTCTACAGGGCCCTCGGGGGGCTGGCCAACGAGCTCTACGTGGTCTCCCTGGGCTTCGTCAGCACGTTCTACTACATCTTCTACTCGTACTGGATGGGCCTGAAGGCGCTGCCCCACGAGGTAAATGAGGTGATGGACAACCTCAACATGGGGTTCTTCACGAGGCTCCGCAGGGTGCTCCTGCCGGGCACCATGCCCTACATAGTCACGGGGCTCACCTCAACGATCGACAGCGCCTGGGGAGGCCTCATGATAGGGGAGTACTGGCCCCAGATAGCAGGCGACAGGACCCTTGAGGTGACCCACGGCGTGCTCAAGATAATGGACGTGGCCACCTACGAGGGCAACATAGCGTTGGCCTCCTACGCCTCCCTGCTATTGGCGTCGTGGTGGTGGTCTTCGCCCTCGCCTTCACCAGGTACCTGCTGGAGGTCTCGAGGAGGAAGTACGTGA
- a CDS encoding putative nucleic acid-binding protein, contains PIN domain — protein sequence MIFVDANFLIYLNLGVKEVEDYYLRLLSEESLATDPLVLDEVIYVSKKKYGVRLEDTLDFLDNIVLPNSVVLPVTINEYRRAREVMLKYSVSPSDALHVAVMLNNSIRRILSEDRDFDRVKEVERVWLS from the coding sequence GTGATATTCGTGGACGCTAACTTCCTAATCTACCTGAACCTCGGCGTGAAGGAGGTTGAGGACTACTACCTGAGGCTCCTGTCCGAGGAGTCCCTCGCAACGGACCCACTGGTCCTGGACGAGGTGATTTACGTCTCGAAGAAGAAGTACGGCGTTAGGCTTGAGGACACACTGGACTTCCTAGACAACATCGTGCTGCCGAACTCCGTCGTTCTTCCAGTAACAATTAACGAGTACAGGAGGGCCAGGGAGGTCATGTTAAAGTACTCGGTGAGCCCTTCAGACGCGCTCCACGTGGCCGTGATGCTGAACAACTCCATAAGGAGGATCCTAAGCGAGGACAGGGACTTCGACAGGGTTAAGGAGGTTGAGAGGGTCTGGCTAAGCTGA
- a CDS encoding looped-hinge helix DNA binding domain, AbrB family, whose product MTVKVEVGKKGYIIIPKSIRELVGIKEGDVLTLTVENGRIVLEPERRVSLSEVAKRLREHEERVRKYAKEARLGDLVGVSLEEEFE is encoded by the coding sequence TTGACTGTGAAGGTAGAGGTCGGGAAGAAGGGCTACATAATAATTCCTAAGAGCATAAGGGAGCTGGTCGGGATAAAGGAAGGGGACGTGCTGACCTTAACAGTTGAGAACGGGAGGATAGTGCTGGAGCCGGAGAGGAGGGTCAGCCTGTCCGAGGTGGCTAAGAGGCTCAGGGAGCACGAGGAGAGGGTGAGGAAGTACGCTAAGGAGGCCAGGCTGGGCGACCTCGTGGGCGTGAGCCTAGAGGAGGAGTTCGAGTGA
- a CDS encoding putative transcription activator: MVAFKPEPQRVVGGRRLLTDELRRMADPIWEEIHRHPFVVELYTGRLPLEKFRYYLLQDYSYIVNLTRALALAAAKAPSPQLMKEALALAHGEVTEEMASYESLLRELGLGVEEAARAEPNSVNVGYSSFMLSTCSLEGFYQCMTALLPCFWSYAEIAERHRAELESNPVPIYRRWASEYLSDGYRSLVSRLREVVDSSGLRAAELWPYFRRASLYELEFWEAAYEGR, encoded by the coding sequence GTGGTAGCATTTAAGCCTGAGCCGCAGAGGGTGGTTGGGGGGAGGCGTCTGCTCACGGACGAGCTCAGGAGGATGGCCGACCCCATATGGGAGGAGATACACAGGCACCCGTTCGTGGTCGAGCTCTACACGGGGAGGCTGCCGCTTGAGAAGTTCAGGTACTACCTGCTTCAGGACTACAGCTACATAGTTAACCTGACCAGGGCCTTAGCCCTGGCCGCCGCCAAGGCCCCGAGCCCTCAGCTGATGAAGGAGGCCCTCGCCCTGGCCCACGGCGAGGTGACAGAGGAGATGGCCTCATATGAGTCCCTGCTCAGGGAGCTGGGCCTAGGCGTTGAGGAGGCGGCCAGGGCCGAGCCGAACAGCGTCAACGTGGGCTACTCCTCCTTCATGCTCTCAACGTGCTCCCTTGAGGGCTTTTACCAGTGCATGACCGCGCTTCTGCCCTGCTTCTGGAGCTACGCCGAGATAGCCGAGAGGCACAGGGCTGAGCTGGAGTCGAACCCCGTGCCCATCTACAGGAGGTGGGCCTCTGAGTACCTCTCCGATGGCTACAGGTCCCTGGTCAGCAGGCTGAGGGAGGTAGTAGACTCCTCAGGGCTCAGGGCCGCTGAGCTCTGGCCCTACTTCAGGAGGGCCTCGCTCTACGAGCTCGAGTTCTGGGAGGCAGCATATGAGGGCCGCTGA
- a CDS encoding Methylase involved in ubiquinone/menaquinone biosynthesis, producing MFEASKYDSWFLSNPYVLESEALLLKYLLEPSPGRALSVGCGSGLFEFILRTRYSINVGECVEPSEDMARAARSRGLSVKVGRAEELPYGDAEFDTVILNGVLDYVDDDVKAVREASRVLRPGGHLVVADVIAEGSYGLLYKLAEALGSWDDKYIVRVRPPSPYPLEYVRQARWHTVDEIMGLLRGAGLVVVKVAQTLTRHPRYSNEAVEYPTDGFDRGDYVGFKAWKPY from the coding sequence TTGTTCGAGGCGAGCAAGTACGACTCGTGGTTCCTCAGCAACCCTTACGTGCTGGAGTCCGAGGCGCTCCTCCTCAAGTACCTCCTTGAGCCCAGCCCTGGAAGGGCGCTGAGTGTCGGCTGCGGCTCCGGCCTCTTTGAGTTCATACTTAGGACCAGGTACAGCATCAACGTGGGCGAGTGCGTCGAGCCCTCGGAGGACATGGCCAGGGCCGCGAGGTCAAGGGGGCTGAGCGTCAAGGTTGGGAGGGCTGAGGAGCTGCCCTATGGCGACGCCGAGTTCGACACTGTGATACTCAACGGCGTGCTGGACTACGTTGATGACGACGTGAAGGCGGTCAGGGAGGCCTCAAGGGTCCTGAGGCCCGGCGGCCACCTTGTGGTAGCTGACGTAATAGCGGAGGGCTCCTACGGCCTCCTCTACAAGCTGGCCGAGGCCCTGGGCTCCTGGGACGACAAGTACATAGTCAGGGTCAGGCCGCCCAGCCCTTACCCGCTGGAGTACGTCAGGCAGGCCAGGTGGCACACCGTTGACGAGATAATGGGCCTCCTGAGGGGGGCAGGCCTCGTGGTAGTTAAGGTCGCCCAGACGCTGACTAGACACCCCAGGTACTCAAATGAGGCCGTTGAGTACCCGACCGACGGCTTTGACAGAGGCGACTACGTGGGCTTCAAGGCCTGGAAGCCATACTAG